The DNA region ATGAGAGGGAGAGAAATGAGAGGGAGAGAAATGCCTATATACTGTTCAAAAAGACAGAATGCCCATGAAGGGATGAAAGCAATCTGCCATCTTCAAAGAAGACATCATACTGCAGCACTTCCCAAGACTAATAATATATAATTAAGTGAAGTACTTGTCCTAAATGCAAAACTATTTGCAAAGAGCATGGCACAGTATATATAAAGTACCAACAATACAGGAAGATTTCTTATTACCAGCACGGAGGTTAGAACTGCTGCTCCCCCTGTTCCTCCTCTTTCGATCAGATGTTCTGCTATTCCTCACCAGCACCTTTGCTAGAGTGAATAGTGTTCACCATGTAGTGGCATGCAGACATGTGGCTACGACTGAAAACAATGAATGGCTGGAGACCCCACTGTTCTCCAGTTCTCCACCAGCCTCTGACCGTTTTTTTGATTATATTTACACCCAGTGTAAATGTAGCAGCAGGCATAGAAGTAGTGAAGTACGTCCCTTGGTGTAGAAGACTCGCCACCACAGGATTATCAATCCGCAGTGGCTTAAGAATCACTACTATGTGTTTCCCAACAAGCCCAACCTGTTTTAGTATTGTAATGCACATTGCCATACTGTTGGTAATACGGCACAGGCAAAGCTAAGGGGACCTTTCCAAGTGTCCATGTAACAAGCAGTCCATCAGTGTCCTGTTTCACCTTAAGGCCTTTCAGAATCCGGTGCCATTGCTGCCACCTGCTCCTGCTGCAAGAATTATTATCGAGCAATAGTGGAGAGGGGAAGCTGGTAGGGGGCTGGACGCCGAATAATACAGTCAAAGCGAAGAACTGCATGCAGCAGGAGCATCCTGCGTGCCAGAGGTAGAGGTGTATCGTCACCGAATTGGATTCTGATTCTCATTGTCCGGAAACCTGTAGCTGTAGAGGCTTGTTGGCGCTTGCGCAGCACCGTGCAGCTTCTATCGTAGTACTATTGTTCCCAAGGTAATCCAAGTGAATAGGTAACGAATACAGATTCTGCCTTGCTGCAATCATCTTCCTTTGTTCCAAGATCAACATGTGCTGGATAAACAAAAACACATCAGGAACGTTTTTGTGTTTTATGTCAAGTAAGACATGCAGAAGTATTGTATTTGTATTTTACACAAGATAATAGAAGTGAAGAGTGACAGTACGGACCAAATGGTTCAGATTTAGCACTGGAACAAAGAACACTTCTCCAAAAAGCAGCCGGAGCTGATGGAACTTTCATTTGTGCTCCAAGCATCGCATATTCATTTGACAAACATAGAAGGTACAGTAGATAAACAAAAAATTATCCATACAGACAATGATCTAGCACCTACGGAATTACATAATACACAATTGCTTTGTAAAGCAGCCACAACTAGCGCAACTGAGTGCATGCTACTCACAAAGCATATGTACCAACCACAAATTAACCTAGAATCAAAATTCAGATCAACAATCATAGCAATGAGATCTCGTGGCAGTAAAACAATTGAATACTTGCCCCATCTGATTTATAAACCCTTTGCTCCCATGCCCTTCCCCCACAATCTTTTCAGTGCACCAAACCACAAGCAGAGTTCATCTCACAGAAAGTTAGAGCCTTTCTCGGGCTCCGGGATGCCCGTACAGCTCTGATTTTAGTAGGTAACGGTGGCTCAAAGTCCCAGTCCAACGACAGGTGATCAGAAAGCTAAATCTCATGACAGATATTTCATGGTTTAATAACGTATTATCAAAGGATAATGAGGCCAATAGTCAATAGAAGATGTGTAAACAAGATGCACGCGTACACCAAAAGGTGGTCTTTCTTCCTGCGGTCAATGTAAAGTTCACCTTAAGAAATTGTGTAATCTTTGGTCCCCCAGCTCCAAGCCACCAATGGTGGAGGATGATCTCTCTATAGTTCATTCAATCCATCATAGGCCATAGAATGCAACATGGTACAAACTACAAAGGCGTCAGGCGAAAATGCTTTACAAGTTCAGCAAATTATGATCCCACGCTATGCCCAGTCTGATATGACTGAATTGCGTAATGAAATATACACTATCTGGGAAATGTGGATTCTTCAAGAATAACCCTTTAGCATCAAAGTGAGAATTCTGCTCAAATGAATACATAAGATCAGATCCCAGAACCCTCAATCTCTAAAACATTATAGAAATGTATTTGGAACCATCCAGGTCAGAACCATGAGGAGAATAGGGACATGAATATTACAGTTTTGTGGACAGCAATAAGAGGTCAGTTAAATACAATATTATATGTACATTTTTCCATCATAAACGTGCAATCTGAGACCCAGAAAATAGATAAATAAATACGTAAATGAGTATGCACAAGAACAAGAAATTAAACTCAGAGCCATGACAGTGCTACTGAAGGTAACAGAGCTACTCATAATTTCTAGAAAGAAAAGAGACAACCGTCCAGTGCTTACAAGAATCGTCTATGGCAGCAGCAAAACTGTTACACCAGTGAGTTATGCATCACACATCCTATAGCAAAAAATAAATAGGTTTTACAATTTCTTACAATTGTATCTGGTTTTGGTCAGAGTATTGCACAAAAACACACATGATCAGGACTCACAAGCATCAGTCCTCCTGTCAGATAAACTTAGGCATTTGTTATGAGGGGACACGCCTACACCAGGGGCAACAAAAAGTCCAGCATGGAAGTCATTTACACATGTGCTAACCATTAGATTTTCCGTTAAGGTAGGTGATAAGTACATTAGGAATAAGGTTTGTCTTCTAGGAGTTTGTTTCATCTGGCCACCTCTACATTAAGAGGTGGTATTCAGGAATAAAGGAACTAAAGAAGTTAACTCTTCTTTATCTCTCTACTTTCTCAATCCACCACCGCTACAGGGAGATGAAGCTTGTGCCTTTGTCCTCTTGCTGAGCCATTCACCCCCACCAGGCCACCAAACAACAGCAGGCCAGATCAATCATTGTTGTTAATCAACATCATCCAGGGAAAAAAAAAATTTAAAGGCTTATAGCCTCAACTAGTTACATAAACATAGTCTTTAGTATGTTGTATACGTCCTAAACTATTCACATGTTCTTTTGTTTAAGGTTGTAGTTTTGCATGATTACAATTATTCTCCCAGGCATAGAAATTACAAAAACTTCATGCATAAGACATCTAGTAGTACATAGTACCAACAAAAGAAACTAAAGTGTATCAGGTTGTTTGATCAGCTGTAATGTCTTATTGTTGTAAACAAGAAGGCAACATGACATTACAAATATTTCACTGTTTCAAGGAAAACAAAAGGCACCAAACTGGTATGTGCTTCCATTATTTCATACAACTCTAGATTATTTTGTTCAACAATCCCTTAAATAGCATATCGTATACTATAATAGCAGGACCTGATTGTACAATTTGTCACTGTATTAATGAAAGTAACCTGTATATCAACGGGAAACATCTAATACGGAAAAGCATATCGTATTGGCATCATGGTATATGTGGAGAATACGCATGAGGTATAAAATTAAACTATAATTGTTATAGTCTGCACATTCAATGCAGATAAATTAATGCAGCACCCTGAAGCTTAAGAGTTATTAATCTTAGCTATACATCTCTCTATATATTCAACCAACATCTAGAAAAAACTCATCTGAGAATAGAACGAGGGTACTTTATTACTAGGGCATGGATTACATCGGTATCATAAATACAAAAACAGAAGAGACAGGATCTAAGATACTAAaaggatatataaggataaGAGTGCTCTGCACATGCATAAGTGTGCAACTTGAAGATATTAACAAGACGGTCTATCCATCTATGCACCCCTTCTTACAAAATACTCTTAGCATACAAGGAAACCCAAAGAAACTTCAAAGGAAGTTATGGCGGTGACCGTCAAGAATGCAGTTCGGCACGATGTTCCTTCGTTGATTTCCAAAGTTACGCCCAACAGAACCGTGATTACCAATAAACGGTAGTCTGTCTGAGTCCCCACCAATCAATGGCTGCCTAAGTGGGCGGCTATAAGGATTGTTTCCCCAGCCATAGTTCCAAAAGATTGGATGGGGCCTCTTCTGCCGCCTCTTATTGGCCAGCCAAGCTTCTCCAAACCTGGCCTTCGCGCTCATGGCCCCTCTAGCACCCTCACCATAATTTTTGGACTTCCCTATAAACTTCTTCCAAAGACTATCATCTGCTGCAAGATTCCTCATTTCCTTGCAAGTGCACTCAACCCTTGCAAGATCATCCCCAGGTAAAATATCCAAGACCTTAGTCTTCAGCTCAGCAGGCAGAGCCATCAAGCACGGAGGCAAGCGCAAACCATTCAGCTGGCATAAAGATATCATCAGTGGCAAGCACATCTCATCCTTCAGCACTCTCCACATATCAAGAATCCCCCTCTCCTGCACTCTGCTCAGCTGATCACTATCCAGATACAGCAAAGGCTCAAGCCTTGCCAACTCCAAGCACAATCGGCACACCTCCGACTGCGCCCCAGGCACATACCCGTATACCATCACGAAATTTCCCATCAAGGAGAAGTTCAGCACTGCCACCTTTCCCTCCTCGGC from Panicum hallii strain FIL2 chromosome 9, PHallii_v3.1, whole genome shotgun sequence includes:
- the LOC112877401 gene encoding F-box protein SKIP22-like encodes the protein MKLRLRSMEARGGGGAAVETHRVDLPPTATLADVKALLAAKISAAQPVPAESVRLSLNRSEELVSPDPAATLPALGLASGDLVFFALSPLTVLAPPAQALPRNPSPGSGSAPTAMAGDGGKGSEQPGTGGSSLQVRTVDVVMAEAVDATKGWSSFVLRDLKREMGNVGGAEGTAAGRLVAALHAALLEVGFLTTDPMGSHLSLPQDWPSVASKPLAIKYTIPELSPMSPAAEEGKVAVLNFSLMGNFVMVYGYVPGAQSEVCRLCLELARLEPLLYLDSDQLSRVQERGILDMWRVLKDEMCLPLMISLCQLNGLRLPPCLMALPAELKTKVLDILPGDDLARVECTCKEMRNLAADDSLWKKFIGKSKNYGEGARGAMSAKARFGEAWLANKRRQKRPHPIFWNYGWGNNPYSRPLRQPLIGGDSDRLPFIGNHGSVGRNFGNQRRNIVPNCILDGHRHNFL